From the Drosophila suzukii chromosome 2 unlocalized genomic scaffold, CBGP_Dsuzu_IsoJpt1.0 scf_2c, whole genome shotgun sequence genome, one window contains:
- the LOC139354469 gene encoding uncharacterized protein isoform X1 — MAILLSAAMRPLEVPEMRRTRYAGTDSLGNVDVVGVDCARPSWMVVGTGRTDTGCWAAKSGCCICLDCWIVWPRLSRYLLIIAPRHITWPPSTLGRWIHGPFEVIPERTGINLQMGRSPARLIPLLQLSPYRPNLSITSLPLDSNCKKMQ, encoded by the exons ATGGCGATACTTCTCAGCGCCGCAATGCGACCGCTGGAAGTTCCCGAGATGAGGAGGACGCGGTACGCCGGAACGGACTCATTGGGAAATGTTGACGTCGTCGGCGTCGACTGTGCAAGGCCTTCCTGGATGGTCGTTGGCACGGGTCGAACGGACACCGGTTGCTGGGCAGCCAAGTCGGGCTG CTGCATCTGCCTTGATTGTTGGATAGTATGGCCGCGACTATCACGATATCTGCTGATCATCGCCCCCCGCCATATTACCTGGCCTCCCTCAACATTGGGTCGTTGGATACATGGGCCATTTGAAGTAATCCCAGAGCGAACCGGGATTAATCTTCAAATGGGCAGATCGCCCGCCAGACTCATCCCGCTGCTGCAGCTATCGCCCTATCGACCTAACCTATCGATAACGTCGCTCCCACTCGACTCCAATTGCAAAAAAATgcaatag
- the LOC139354469 gene encoding uncharacterized protein isoform X2 — MRDARVYGHLILRSSRGKGTGQKGKQRGQIRLSGLTPDKLTNSHCWAGPGGDDSPG; from the exons ATGCGCGATGCGCGTGTGTATGGTCACCTAATCCTGAGGAGCTCCAGGGGAAAAGGGACAGGCCAAAAAG gcaAACAACGAGGACAAATAAGGCTCTCGGGTCTAACTCCGGATAAACTCACAAACAG CCACTGTTGGGCCGGGCCTGGAGGCGATGATAGCCCGGGCTGA